The nucleotide sequence TCTTCATTGATGAAAAACTCAATGGTCTCCTCTTCCCAGTCATCGACATTACTGTCCAGTTCATCAGTGTCCACACCtttcaaaaacacaaatatgaGGTCAGCTGGGGATCGAAATACTCTGAAGAGTCCACATACAATTACTCACAATATCTAAATAACATGCAACATGGTACTGAATTTCAGACTGAGATATACCCACTGCAAAaaagtctttattttatttataactttCTTCAAGGCAGAAAAGACAGTGTCAGAAGTGTGGATGTGGCTATAATTTAGTTATTTAACAGCACATCTGTAGAAACCGAGAAGCGCTCAATTTTAATACAAAGAactaaaacacttcagaaattCAGGCTGTGATGTTATaaaggttgaatgtgtgtgtgtgtgtgtgtgttgggggggtgtTGTTTCCAGTCAGAAGACAATTCTGTTAAATATAGCTCGTGAAAATGGCAAGGATGTGCTAAAAACATGTTGCAACCTCtttctagttctctctctctgcctgtgaaatatataaatagatgcTGACAAGTGGGAATTTTGGGACGCAGCCATAATCCCCAGTGAATGTACCTCCTCTGAGCTCGAGGCGGAGAGGTCTCTGCTCCTGATACATCTTCATGGCAGCCTCGCGGTACTTGCGGTACTCCTCCATCATTGAGCGTCTCTTGTCTACCAGCTCCTGCACAACACGAGGAAAAGGAATTCGGTCAGTCAGCTGGATTCAAACGGACACTCCaacaagacaaacaaacagagtaTTATTAAAAAGGCTGACCTTTGAAGCCTTCGACTGGCTGAGTCGATCTTTCTGCTCAAAGATCTTGGAGTATTTCTTCAGGTCTTTCTTGATGGCCTGGTCAATTCAGAGAAATAACAAAATTGAGTGCTTGGCTTGGTAGAAGAAATGGATTGTTTTTTCAATTAAGATCCCGTTGTGCATTCCAGTGTTACCTTTATCTGCTCctgggagaggagagaaggaggacgAGGCCGCCACAGCAGCTGGCAGAAACGgtctttgttgtttttctgtagCAGTCGCCCTTGAAACGTCCACAGCCAGTACGCGTTGTCTACCTGCATTTGTATTAACGTACGTATTTTCAGTACATGGGAAAAACATCAGTGGAGATTTGCCCCCCCCAATCAACTGATCACACGAAACcctccaaaaaaataaattaccttGTGGCTCCACCAAGAAACAGAGGTGACCACAAATCTGCCAGTTGGGTCCCATTCCACATCAGAGGCCATGTAATGCTCAGCAATGTTCATCATGGTGCAGTCTGAAGTGTCCACAAACGCCAGAGCGCCGTTCATGCTGTCAGAAAGAAACAATGAATAAAGTGAGcagaggggaaaagaaaaacatctctcTTCAGTAGTTAGAGGTTAACGCTCAAGGCTGAAATTTTCCAAGAACCTTGAACTACTCAGCTACACGGTCTGTTCTCAAGTTATAACTCTAAAGAATGTGTTGACCAATTGCATAATTACACTGGAGTACTGACCTCCTCAATCCAGCCAAGACCAGAAACTGGCCCTGAGGACTCCAGAAGATGCTGTTGGCCTGCTGTTTGTCAAATGtttctgaaaaaacaaaatgttcccttttttttttttttacacgcaCTTCATCAAACCCTTGTGTCTTCACAGACGTTTAAGTGGATATACTCACTGATCAGGTCGATTTTGCCGTTGCTCTTCACATGGTAAAAGGAAGCGTTGATCCTGGGGGATTCTCCATGCAGAACTGCAAACCTGCTCCCATTGGGCTCCCAGGCAAAGGCAATGATGCCCTCTGTAACAGACAAGAAGCATAACATTCATTTACAATTCTCTACATCTATTATATGACCATTTCAACAGTAGAGAcaaaaatttaaacaaatttcCCTGTAGTGGGAAAAGAAACTCACTAATAATATGTCTCAGTAAATAGGCTCTAAATTTGTATAATTTCTTCTACAGACAATCCCCCCAGGATTTGACGAttacagaaatgaacacaaaatttAAGCAAACAATTGCATAATATTCGAAGCATTACAGCAGATGTGAGGCGAGGAACATGATGCATGGAACAGGAGTACAGCTCTATAAAAAGTCTTTACATATATGAGGAGTTTAAAGTGATTAAAGGAGTTTGAAGAAGAATCCCATCTTTGCAATTTCATTTCTATTTGAAGTCATTTTTCCATCTAAAAAAATCTGCAGCAAAATCAACCGTTTTTGGCTACAGCAAccacctaaataaataaataaataaataaatactccatGAAGCCCTGTTCAGAGATGTGTAATGACGAAAGGAGAACATGGAAGTGGCTCAGAGTCTGCTAACTTCAGCTCAAATTCCACAAAATGAGATCAGCACGTCTCACTCACTAACATCTCTATTCATCTAACTCGGGCTAAAAGTTATCCATTTCCCTCTCAGAACGCAAATACAATAACATTTTCTCGTCCATCTGCCCCGGATGCAGGAAACAGAGATGAGGTTCATTACTACAAAGAATTCCATCAAGTGATGGAATAAAAAGCTGAGCTATCCCTCTCATCCTGTTACCtttcatctccacaacatccacaGGAACCTGCTTCTCCCTCATGCGGAAGATCTCAAAATTTGTGACAATTCCCTAAAGAGAAAATGGCAAAATTTAGAACAAATCACAGCTTCACAGATGTTCCAATATGACAATTCTTCCCGACATTGATATTATAACACTTTTCTGAGATAGTTTAGCCAGTCCTGAACCTGGCCCTGGGTCAGTTTTATTGAACCCCGAGCCGGGTCCATCCGTACCTGTGTTCCCTTAGGAGTCCTGTCCACCTTGACGCAAAGATAATCGCCGTTCTTCTGCCAGTGAAGTTTGCAGTCCACCACGTTGAACAGATTGCGCACTCGGATCTCGTTCCTGGACGGAAGCTGCATGAGGGTCACTCTCGCTGGGATGTCTTTGTCCTCAGGAACCCAGAAGGCAATGATGTTGTCACCAGGGGACCAGGAGAAATCTCTGTCGAGGTTGAAATTAGTTTCTCGTCAAGTTTAGTCACACAACAAGGTCAAAAGACTGAACATGTCATGTACCATTTCATGTCCTGCATGTCCTGCATGCACTGTAACTTACTTAATTCCGTTTATCTTCAAACTCTTCTTATCCAAAAGTCCCATTGACTACGAGGAAAGCAAAACACATCAGAATGCTCATCAACtgtaaaaagtaaaattaaatttaaggGGAAAATGAATGGCATCAGCTATTGCAACAGAAAGAGAAACTTACCGGTGTCTCGTAGATGCTGAGGGTGTCCTGAGTCATTCTAGCAAAGAACTTCCCATCTGGACTCCACCTGAAGATGTGATGTAAAAGGAAAATGAAGCAAGTCATCGTTagaattaaacagaaatataacCCTCCACGAATATGTGAATGTAGAAAATGGACTTGTACTGACTTGAAGATTGGCCAGTGGGCAGAGCTCTCGCAGTGGAAACCTCTCTTCTTCTGGCCAGTCAGAACGTCCCAGATTATGATGGCCTGAGGATCGTCTTTCGTGTCCATCAGGGGGCTAAATGTAACCACATacctgcaaaaaaacaaataaataagtaaacctATACCAGGGTTTAAATTACAGTCCAGCAGAATTTAATGTGAACTGAAAAACAGCCCAGactatttatttttgccttatAATCATCCTTAAGGTGTACCAAGATCGACGATTGTTGCCTGCCAGGTGAGGAAGTCTAACAATGGTGCTTAATTTGAACAGACAGCTTGACCAGACGGTTAATGCTCTTAGTTTTAGGACTTAACCTGGTCTTGGAGAACTTGTTAATCATACAGCATTTCAAACTGTCTTATAATAATAGTTTTTACTGTCATGGGGGAGAGTTGTCGCTCAGACTGTGTGTCGATCCTGAATAACTGCAGAGTGACTCAAATTGGGCcactgattcatttacatttcgggtaaacacaaacagaaaaagtgTGCGCCGGATTAAACACAGGCCTGCGCACTTCTCTCGAGTCATATGGCAGAGCTGCAACACACAAGCATGTTGCTAGTGTCATCATTTCTACTtccttttttactttctttttataCCGAGGGTTAAACAGTACAGGAAGTACGTATAAACATCTACTTCAGGAACATGATTAATTTGAGTCATGACTGAATTAGAAAGCAAATTTGGACTGAAGGCagtgaacacaaaaacaactgACGCATGTTCAGTGACATGCTGTGACAAGCGACAAGGATCATTTGTTTTCAGTGAGGGTTGGTGACATGAGCCGCAGTGTCCGTTTGTGAATAAACGTGGGCGTGTCCAGCGATAAAATCTTGAGGAAAGTTTAAAGTTTATGGGGGGGGACTCTGCAGCgactaccaatgggagtgaagagaGTAGATCTGTGGCACACGCTGCCTCACCTTCATCTCGTATTATATGATGCAGATACACACTGCTGAACTTTATACACAAATGTTAAATCTCCCTATGAAATGATTTAGAGGCAAGAAAATCGATCAGATGCCGTGTGGAATGCTAGCAGAAACgatgttactatagcaaccagtTCTAGGAACGCCTCCCGGAGACTTCATGGTACACTGATGGCAGACTTGCAGAGATAAAGGGTTTAGGACCAACATTTAACCCCGTCTTATTCATCACTGTATTACTGGGAGCTTTTAACTTTCAGAAATTTCCTCAAGACGACTTTAACACGCTCCTCTGTTTATAAGAAGGCTAGACAAACCTCTCGCAAGGGGAGAAGTCGATAAGCTGCACTCCCTGATGGCTGAACCTCTGAATCTGTTTGAACTTCTCTCCACCCCACAGCGCAATGCCTCTCTGATGGAACGTGGCCAGGTAGGTGCCTTTAGGAGACCAGCGCACGTAGGTTTCTGTCCAGcgctgaaaaaacaaacaaacaaacaatcgtatatatttattacacaaacataaCACTAATGTATGTAataagaggagaagaaaagaaggaaacatTTCTCACCGCTCTTTCTTCAACCTCAATGGGTTCCTTGACATCGTTGGAGAAGATGCCCGTTTTCTCACCGGAATCGTAGATCACGCTGTACTGATCTCGGCAGTCGGGGTCCTCCAACCAGTGGCGCAGATTTCCCTGTGAGCCGAACAGAATTAAACATTTCCGCCTTCAGCTGGGACTGAGAACTCAGCTGAAAGTGTGTGCGTCAATAAAATCATGAAAAACATGAGAAGCTACTTAAGTAAGTATTACAGACTTGCTGAAAACGTTAGTTGGGGCGGAATGCTGCACTGTGGAACGACTGGGGGGGGTTTCCTGAAACATGTCTGAAATGGCGGCTCACCTCCAGTAAGATTAAAGGCATCTCCTCCTCAAATGTGTTCATCATGCTTGTGTTGTTTATAGTGATTCTACTAGCTGAACTGTCTTCCCCATACCAAGGAAGACATGCAGTTACTTTTACATCGGTTATTAATGAAAACCAGACCGTCATGTGGCGCAGGAACTGCAGCGCTGTACCAAACCCCAAACTACATGTAGGAGGTGGTGCGAGTTCGGCTACATAAGAACTGTGGCACAATTCCTGCGAATGTGAACACAGCTCATAATCAAGCCTTTATGTTTTAGTAAGTAAAGTAAccggtgtgtgttttagcaacATCTACAACATGCGTGTAGCGAGTGACACGGGAACGCTGCAGGACACATGTTGAGGTGAAACATCTTACTGGGCATAACGGCACTGAAACCTGACCAGCACTGAAACCTGACCAGCACTGTGAGGCTGCTGGGAACAACCACACTCTGATTCAGACCTCAGGAACACGTCCGGTGTGTAAACTTCCTAAATCAAGTCACTggaaatacattatatatttctaACATATCCTCCATGCTTCTGAACTTATCCCCGACTATATTAAAAAAGGAACATTACAGCTCAGTCAGTTTGTTGGAGGCATTTTGATCAGCACAGTGGAGCTGTTAGGGCAGGATCGGTGTATTTATTAACCTCAGATGTTAAATTAAGCGGCCAAATCGAACTTTAAACTGTAATATGACCGACATTTTTAGATCAGTTCTAGCTTTAACCAAGGGAAAAAACTTTCAAAACGTATGGAAAATCTGCATCATCGTCCCTGGAGGAGGTCAAAGCTAAAAACGGGGACCACAATTGAAGCGACAACAAAAATCCTTTCACTGTTCTGAAAGACTATTAAAGCTCTGGACTCTAGGTTTCAGGTCTGTTTCAGTCCGCTCTCAGAAGCTGTTCTGAACAAACCGGGCTTTAACATTAGCTTGAATCTTGGCTACTTAGCAAATGAAATATTACTAGATACAGGCTTGGAAAATTCATGAGCAGACTTTTCTTGAGTGTCTCATGgctgtctttattttttaatgactcTTCTGAGATTTGCCTGGATGGTgtcatgcaaaaataaaaaaataaaaaatcactgaCATGATCCAGTCAAATACTACCGAGTCTGAAGCAACTGgcatttttacaaaataaaaacagaataatcgGCGATGGTGGAGCTCTGTATAAAGGATACTCACAAAATCTTTGAAGGGCTGCTTCTCAGGTGGTTCCCATTCATCACTGATGGTCATGTACCTGaagcacagaaaaacacacacactcattatctcTAGATACCCTGTTAGTCCATATCGCTGTGAAAAATTCAGTATcatttgaaaaaatatttttaccagTAATTTTGAATTACAGTGTAATGACTTTGTCCACCTATTACAACATGTGCAGCTTtttgatgacatcacacacatcatctggGAGAAAGACCTAATATTAACTAAAGCCATCATCTCGTGATTCACTGCACATGTGGCTTATCATCGCTCATCAGGAACGTTCCAGAGGAAAAACTAAAAGCATGGTGCGAGAAGAGCGGAGGAAGCGGTAGTGAAACGGAGCGTACTTGTCGAAATCGGTGAACAGGTTGACGCGGAAGGTGTGCTGCTTATCCAACTTGTAGCCATCGGCGTTCTTCACCGCTTCGTGTGCGTGACTCGGGACGGAGTACTCCAGAAAAATGTACCTGAGAATCACAAGGATCCGTTAATAAAACCATGCATGCTGCATTTCTAAGGCAGAAGTGAGGCATTAAATAACAGTGGGCATTTTTAGCAAAGCAATTCAATCTTATTTGTACAGCCCTATTTTAATAAACTGTCaggatgcagctttacagaactcCAGATGCACAAAGGAGAGCAGCAAGCTGACAGAACAGACAGGAGCCCAAGAGCTGTTATATAAGATTATCTTAAGCAGTCTTTTTGTCCTTAAATGGTAGATTTTAACTGATGAGCTGGGCGGTAAACACATTTATCCTAAACTATAGTAATGTGCACTTTAGTATAAATCTGTGTAATAaatttaacaacaacaataataataataataataataataataataatgagctaCCCTCAGTTACAGTTCACAGTTAGTTAATGCTCAGGACTCCTGCTGTAATCCTGACAATTATGATGTTCTTAGTGAAGatcgttacacacacacacacacacacacagtactgttaGACTTGTGTTTCCTGTTTGAATCCTGTTCCTGCTGAGTTTTGAGAGTTTTTATTCCTGGTGATCGTCACCCCTGACTTGTTGATTAGGACTCCATCTACATCCTGATTTCTGTATCTGTTGTtctgatatatacacactcattcttATTTACCCCTTGGTCTTTCCATCTGCTTCTGGATAGAACTCGTTGGTGATTTTGCCGAACTTGGAGAAGATCTTGTGGATGACGTTCTTTAGTTTCTCCAGACGATCGGGTCCTACTTGGGGAACGTTGTCAACGACGATGACCGAGTCAATGCCGTCTGCCTCCTGAGGTTGCTCTCTCAGGACGTCTCCCAGCAGCTCTGCGTTGGGGACAAGCACAAAGAGAGATGTTAGTGATGGTCCTAAACTGGATACGGTTCTCCAGATGACAGATCTCACAATCTGTGTGCAAATCCAGACTATTATGCTTGTGAcccatcactgatcactactgttcccaatgacccatcactgatcactactgttcccaatgacccaatcactgatcactactgttcccaatgacccatcactgatcactactgttcccaatgacccatcactgatcactactgttcccaatgacccaatcactgatcactacagTTTCCAAAgcctaatcactgatcactagtTTTGTCCACATTCATTACTCTATGTAGTGTTCTGCAAATGTGTAAAAATTGAGTTCGTACAACGTCCTCAATTATAATCATCACTAATCACCTCTGCTCCCCAAAAAACTATCACTAATCACCAGGTTTTAACCTCTTAAAATCGATCAACCGTTTAACTAATCACCATTACTTTTTTTGTGCCGTGACCAAAGAAGCCATCTTTCTACAAGAACTGAGTTATAACCCATTATATTCTATTCTGATTAAAACTCTACTCAATTCTACTGGGTAACAAAAGCAGTGAAACTCTTCCTTCCTCGTGcagcttcacttttttttttaaatccgaCAGTATATGCAGTGACTCCATATGCAATGAATGAACTAATAATATgaacatgaaacaaaaaaaaacacctagtATTTagaaaatgagaagaaatgAAGGAACAGATATAATAATGGGAGGGAAACGAGGCTAGGTGGTGCGTGTTCATGACAGATAAGGAAACTAACTGACTGACGGAATCTCACACTAATGAGAAAAAGTCACTTAGTCTCCATCATACCTCATAATAACCTGGTACACAAGTACAGAGAGCTAGTTCTACATCCCGCTAAACACATCAGTTAGCTATTTTAGTTCAGGAAACCATGTTAGTTAAGCAGCGCAACTGATAGCTAGTGCAAGTCACAGGGTGTCGGGCTGAATCCCAAACAGCTCCGTGCTCCCTATACAAGTGCACTACACACCGCGGGAAACAACGGCACGCGCCCCCGAGCTAGCGCACTACATCACTAACAAGGCGTCATTTAGGATTCGGCCTAGGGCCTGCGCGACATGAAAATGGCTgcgttagctagctagatagctcATTATTAGACATCTATGGCAAAGCCAGAACCTGTTTAGGAAAGCTTTTTGTCGTTCGATGCATAAATAAACAGGCTTTAAGCTCCTTTTGCTATGAGATCTGAGCTCGTGCGTGATGGCGGGGCCTGGATGAATAAAGCCGGGTGGTTTTGTGAGGAGACCTACCCTGATCACTGATGTCATCCTCAAAGTCCTCT is from Hemibagrus wyckioides isolate EC202008001 linkage group LG24, SWU_Hwy_1.0, whole genome shotgun sequence and encodes:
- the eif3ba gene encoding eukaryotic translation initiation factor 3, subunit Ba, with the translated sequence MRGTEEMEAEVEFDEGEEPSFSDPEDFEDDISDQELLGDVLREQPQEADGIDSVIVVDNVPQVGPDRLEKLKNVIHKIFSKFGKITNEFYPEADGKTKGYIFLEYSVPSHAHEAVKNADGYKLDKQHTFRVNLFTDFDKYMTISDEWEPPEKQPFKDFGNLRHWLEDPDCRDQYSVIYDSGEKTGIFSNDVKEPIEVEERARWTETYVRWSPKGTYLATFHQRGIALWGGEKFKQIQRFSHQGVQLIDFSPCERYVVTFSPLMDTKDDPQAIIIWDVLTGQKKRGFHCESSAHWPIFKWSPDGKFFARMTQDTLSIYETPSMGLLDKKSLKINGIKDFSWSPGDNIIAFWVPEDKDIPARVTLMQLPSRNEIRVRNLFNVVDCKLHWQKNGDYLCVKVDRTPKGTQGIVTNFEIFRMREKQVPVDVVEMKEGIIAFAWEPNGSRFAVLHGESPRINASFYHVKSNGKIDLIKTFDKQQANSIFWSPQGQFLVLAGLRSMNGALAFVDTSDCTMMNIAEHYMASDVEWDPTGRFVVTSVSWWSHKVDNAYWLWTFQGRLLQKNNKDRFCQLLWRPRPPSLLSQEQIKAIKKDLKKYSKIFEQKDRLSQSKASKELVDKRRSMMEEYRKYREAAMKMYQEQRPLRLELRGGVDTDELDSNVDDWEEETIEFFINEEIIPIGDL